A part of Astatotilapia calliptera chromosome 15, fAstCal1.2, whole genome shotgun sequence genomic DNA contains:
- the fkbp6 gene encoding inactive peptidyl-prolyl cis-trans isomerase FKBP6 isoform X1, whose product MSRNGLISSLRRLINGEEPLETRSPSPFERLRPRMNDIIGDGGILKEVVQPGEGPPVPENASVLIHYSGFLEYSDQPFETTTHLKYPQMMKLGRDVTLAGLELGLLTMKKGEFSRFLLQPQYAYGEMGCPPFIPTAAVVLYEVQILDYLDSGQVDDFITMSLVGRLQEQQNTVPMSTLLEVVNTLRSFGNRFFNQNRYYNAKDRYKQVHFEAMTLLGNRGTQSDLEKERIKTALLPLYLNISLAELRLERPHKALKYGNKALEIDSANTKALFRCGQAYLELHEYASAHCCLTSAQAQKPFDSDINNLLRKVTMCYKDSLDKEKDLYSKMFRELKGSVKM is encoded by the exons ATGTCAAGGAACGGGTTAATATCGAGTTTGCGGAGGCTAATAAACGGCGAGGAGCCGCTCGAAACGAGGTCTCCG AGTCCTTTTGAGCGGCTACGTCCGCGGATGAACGATATCATAGGAGATGGAGGAATCCTGAAGGAGGTGGTCCAGCCAGGAGAGGGCCCGCCTGTCCCCGAAAACGCTTCAGTACTCA TCCATTACTCAGGATTCCTGGAATATTCTGATCAGCCTTTTGAAACCACCACTCACCTCAAATACCCTCAGATGATGAAGTTGGGGAGAG ATGTGACACTGGCCGGGCTGGAGCTGGGTCTGTTGACCATGAAGAAAGGAGAGTTCTCTCGGTTCCTCCTCCAGCCTCAGTATGCTTACGGGGAAATGGGATGCCCTCCATTTATCCCCACAGCAGCTGTGGTTCTGTATGAGGTTCAGATCCTCGACTACCTTGACTCAGGACAAGTGGATGACTTTATTACAATGAGTCTGGTAGGGAGGCTGCAG GAGCAGCAGAACACCGTTCCTATGTCCACACTTCTTGAAGTTGTCAACACACTGCGGAGCTTTGGCAACCGTTTCTTCAACCAGAACCGATATTACAATGCCAAAGATCGCTATAAACAGGTACATTTTGAA GCTATGACGCTGCTGGGAAACAGGGGAACACAGAGTGATTTAGAGAAGGAGAGGATCAAGACGGCTCTGCTTCCTCTCTACCTGAATATTTCTCTCGCTGAGCTCCGCCTGGAAAGACCGCACAAAGCCCTGAAATATGGAAACAAAGCCTTGGAGATAGACTCTGCCAACACAAAGGCTCTCTTCCGCTGCGGACAG GCTTACCTGGAGCTGCATGAGTATGCGAGTGCTCATTGTTGCCTCACATCTGCTCAAGCACAGAAGCCCTTTGACAGTGACATCAACAACCTTCTGAGGAAAGTGACAAT GTGCTATAAAGACAGCCTGGACAAAGAGAAAGACTTGTACTCAAAGATGTTTAGAGAGCTGAAGGGCTCAGTGAAAATGTGA
- the fkbp6 gene encoding inactive peptidyl-prolyl cis-trans isomerase FKBP6 isoform X3, protein MSRNGLISSLRRLINGEEPLETRSPSPFERLRPRMNDIIGDGGILKEVVQPGEGPPVPENASVLIHYSGFLEYSDQPFETTTHLKYPQMMKLGRDVTLAGLELGLLTMKKGEFSRFLLQPQYAYGEMGCPPFIPTAAVVLYEVQILDYLDSGQVDDFITMSLEQQNTVPMSTLLEVVNTLRSFGNRFFNQNRYYNAKDRYKQVHFEAMTLLGNRGTQSDLEKERIKTALLPLYLNISLAELRLERPHKALKYGNKALEIDSANTKALFRCGQAYLELHEYASAHCCLTSAQAQKPFDSDINNLLRKVTMCYKDSLDKEKDLYSKMFRELKGSVKM, encoded by the exons ATGTCAAGGAACGGGTTAATATCGAGTTTGCGGAGGCTAATAAACGGCGAGGAGCCGCTCGAAACGAGGTCTCCG AGTCCTTTTGAGCGGCTACGTCCGCGGATGAACGATATCATAGGAGATGGAGGAATCCTGAAGGAGGTGGTCCAGCCAGGAGAGGGCCCGCCTGTCCCCGAAAACGCTTCAGTACTCA TCCATTACTCAGGATTCCTGGAATATTCTGATCAGCCTTTTGAAACCACCACTCACCTCAAATACCCTCAGATGATGAAGTTGGGGAGAG ATGTGACACTGGCCGGGCTGGAGCTGGGTCTGTTGACCATGAAGAAAGGAGAGTTCTCTCGGTTCCTCCTCCAGCCTCAGTATGCTTACGGGGAAATGGGATGCCCTCCATTTATCCCCACAGCAGCTGTGGTTCTGTATGAGGTTCAGATCCTCGACTACCTTGACTCAGGACAAGTGGATGACTTTATTACAATGAGTCTG GAGCAGCAGAACACCGTTCCTATGTCCACACTTCTTGAAGTTGTCAACACACTGCGGAGCTTTGGCAACCGTTTCTTCAACCAGAACCGATATTACAATGCCAAAGATCGCTATAAACAGGTACATTTTGAA GCTATGACGCTGCTGGGAAACAGGGGAACACAGAGTGATTTAGAGAAGGAGAGGATCAAGACGGCTCTGCTTCCTCTCTACCTGAATATTTCTCTCGCTGAGCTCCGCCTGGAAAGACCGCACAAAGCCCTGAAATATGGAAACAAAGCCTTGGAGATAGACTCTGCCAACACAAAGGCTCTCTTCCGCTGCGGACAG GCTTACCTGGAGCTGCATGAGTATGCGAGTGCTCATTGTTGCCTCACATCTGCTCAAGCACAGAAGCCCTTTGACAGTGACATCAACAACCTTCTGAGGAAAGTGACAAT GTGCTATAAAGACAGCCTGGACAAAGAGAAAGACTTGTACTCAAAGATGTTTAGAGAGCTGAAGGGCTCAGTGAAAATGTGA
- the fkbp6 gene encoding inactive peptidyl-prolyl cis-trans isomerase FKBP6 isoform X2 has product MSRNGLISSLRRLINGEEPLETRSPSPFERLRPRMNDIIGDGGILKEVVQPGEGPPVPENASVLIHYSGFLEYSDQPFETTTHLKYPQMMKLGRDVTLAGLELGLLTMKKGEFSRFLLQPQYAYGEMGCPPFIPTAAVVLYEVQILDYLDSGQVDDFITMSLVGRLQEQQNTVPMSTLLEVVNTLRSFGNRFFNQNRYYNAKDRYKQAMTLLGNRGTQSDLEKERIKTALLPLYLNISLAELRLERPHKALKYGNKALEIDSANTKALFRCGQAYLELHEYASAHCCLTSAQAQKPFDSDINNLLRKVTMCYKDSLDKEKDLYSKMFRELKGSVKM; this is encoded by the exons ATGTCAAGGAACGGGTTAATATCGAGTTTGCGGAGGCTAATAAACGGCGAGGAGCCGCTCGAAACGAGGTCTCCG AGTCCTTTTGAGCGGCTACGTCCGCGGATGAACGATATCATAGGAGATGGAGGAATCCTGAAGGAGGTGGTCCAGCCAGGAGAGGGCCCGCCTGTCCCCGAAAACGCTTCAGTACTCA TCCATTACTCAGGATTCCTGGAATATTCTGATCAGCCTTTTGAAACCACCACTCACCTCAAATACCCTCAGATGATGAAGTTGGGGAGAG ATGTGACACTGGCCGGGCTGGAGCTGGGTCTGTTGACCATGAAGAAAGGAGAGTTCTCTCGGTTCCTCCTCCAGCCTCAGTATGCTTACGGGGAAATGGGATGCCCTCCATTTATCCCCACAGCAGCTGTGGTTCTGTATGAGGTTCAGATCCTCGACTACCTTGACTCAGGACAAGTGGATGACTTTATTACAATGAGTCTGGTAGGGAGGCTGCAG GAGCAGCAGAACACCGTTCCTATGTCCACACTTCTTGAAGTTGTCAACACACTGCGGAGCTTTGGCAACCGTTTCTTCAACCAGAACCGATATTACAATGCCAAAGATCGCTATAAACAG GCTATGACGCTGCTGGGAAACAGGGGAACACAGAGTGATTTAGAGAAGGAGAGGATCAAGACGGCTCTGCTTCCTCTCTACCTGAATATTTCTCTCGCTGAGCTCCGCCTGGAAAGACCGCACAAAGCCCTGAAATATGGAAACAAAGCCTTGGAGATAGACTCTGCCAACACAAAGGCTCTCTTCCGCTGCGGACAG GCTTACCTGGAGCTGCATGAGTATGCGAGTGCTCATTGTTGCCTCACATCTGCTCAAGCACAGAAGCCCTTTGACAGTGACATCAACAACCTTCTGAGGAAAGTGACAAT GTGCTATAAAGACAGCCTGGACAAAGAGAAAGACTTGTACTCAAAGATGTTTAGAGAGCTGAAGGGCTCAGTGAAAATGTGA
- the fkbp6 gene encoding inactive peptidyl-prolyl cis-trans isomerase FKBP6 isoform X4, whose translation MSRNGLISSLRRLINGEEPLETRSPSPFERLRPRMNDIIGDGGILKEVVQPGEGPPVPENASVLIHYSGFLEYSDQPFETTTHLKYPQMMKLGRDVTLAGLELGLLTMKKGEFSRFLLQPQYAYGEMGCPPFIPTAAVVLYEVQILDYLDSGQVDDFITMSLEQQNTVPMSTLLEVVNTLRSFGNRFFNQNRYYNAKDRYKQAMTLLGNRGTQSDLEKERIKTALLPLYLNISLAELRLERPHKALKYGNKALEIDSANTKALFRCGQAYLELHEYASAHCCLTSAQAQKPFDSDINNLLRKVTMCYKDSLDKEKDLYSKMFRELKGSVKM comes from the exons ATGTCAAGGAACGGGTTAATATCGAGTTTGCGGAGGCTAATAAACGGCGAGGAGCCGCTCGAAACGAGGTCTCCG AGTCCTTTTGAGCGGCTACGTCCGCGGATGAACGATATCATAGGAGATGGAGGAATCCTGAAGGAGGTGGTCCAGCCAGGAGAGGGCCCGCCTGTCCCCGAAAACGCTTCAGTACTCA TCCATTACTCAGGATTCCTGGAATATTCTGATCAGCCTTTTGAAACCACCACTCACCTCAAATACCCTCAGATGATGAAGTTGGGGAGAG ATGTGACACTGGCCGGGCTGGAGCTGGGTCTGTTGACCATGAAGAAAGGAGAGTTCTCTCGGTTCCTCCTCCAGCCTCAGTATGCTTACGGGGAAATGGGATGCCCTCCATTTATCCCCACAGCAGCTGTGGTTCTGTATGAGGTTCAGATCCTCGACTACCTTGACTCAGGACAAGTGGATGACTTTATTACAATGAGTCTG GAGCAGCAGAACACCGTTCCTATGTCCACACTTCTTGAAGTTGTCAACACACTGCGGAGCTTTGGCAACCGTTTCTTCAACCAGAACCGATATTACAATGCCAAAGATCGCTATAAACAG GCTATGACGCTGCTGGGAAACAGGGGAACACAGAGTGATTTAGAGAAGGAGAGGATCAAGACGGCTCTGCTTCCTCTCTACCTGAATATTTCTCTCGCTGAGCTCCGCCTGGAAAGACCGCACAAAGCCCTGAAATATGGAAACAAAGCCTTGGAGATAGACTCTGCCAACACAAAGGCTCTCTTCCGCTGCGGACAG GCTTACCTGGAGCTGCATGAGTATGCGAGTGCTCATTGTTGCCTCACATCTGCTCAAGCACAGAAGCCCTTTGACAGTGACATCAACAACCTTCTGAGGAAAGTGACAAT GTGCTATAAAGACAGCCTGGACAAAGAGAAAGACTTGTACTCAAAGATGTTTAGAGAGCTGAAGGGCTCAGTGAAAATGTGA
- the tmem244 gene encoding putative transmembrane protein 244 isoform X2, whose product MLLDYCCRCCGVTLIKRHGPISLKTTPSDTWVVLQNLLMCMVCFYSLYYIAVSLCIGLFRVHEINSLLAPFDYTAQPSWQNPKYLVGVISTEVTYILGGLVFAWIVEEWVWDYAITVTLLHIAMTVAVMSDFPSAEHWWMALGTGLVMMIFGGQLMAYKFFRSNFVYPAELQNF is encoded by the exons ATGTTGTTGGACTACTGCTGTCGCTGCTGTGGAGTCACGCTCATAAAACGCCATGGACCCATCTCCCTCAAAACTACACCCAGTGATACCTGG GTTGTTCTGCAGAATCTGTTGATGTGCATGGTGTGCTTCTACTCTCTCTACTACATCGCGGTCAGTCTCTGCATTGGACTATTCAG GGTTCATGAAATCAACAGCTTGTTGGCTCCATTCGACTACACCGCGCAACCGTCATGGCAGAACCCCAAATACCTGG TCGGAGTAATTTCCACAGAAGTGACCTATATTTTGGGAGGACTGGTGTTTGCCTGGATTGTGGAGGAGTGGGTTTGGGACTATGCCATAACTGTCACACTTCTCCACATTGCAATGACTGTAGCag TCATGTCAGACTTCCCTTCAGCTGAGCACTGGTGGATGGCTCTGG GTACAGGCCTGGTGATGATGATATTTGGAGGACAGCTAATGGCCTACAAATTTTTCAGAAGCAACTTTGTCTATCCGGCTGAACTGCAGAATTTTTGA
- the tmem244 gene encoding putative transmembrane protein 244 isoform X1: MLLDYCCRCCGVTLIKRHGPISLKTTPSDTWVVLQNLLMCMVCFYSLYYIAVSLCIGLFRVHEINSLLAPFDYTAQPSWQNPKYLVGVISTEVTYILGGLVFAWIVEEWVWDYAITVTLLHIAMTVAVMSDFPSAEHWWMALGKICTPSLFCPCLCLTPISFAEDKKISTLFFKLPIYFKILHFFYLDIL; this comes from the exons ATGTTGTTGGACTACTGCTGTCGCTGCTGTGGAGTCACGCTCATAAAACGCCATGGACCCATCTCCCTCAAAACTACACCCAGTGATACCTGG GTTGTTCTGCAGAATCTGTTGATGTGCATGGTGTGCTTCTACTCTCTCTACTACATCGCGGTCAGTCTCTGCATTGGACTATTCAG GGTTCATGAAATCAACAGCTTGTTGGCTCCATTCGACTACACCGCGCAACCGTCATGGCAGAACCCCAAATACCTGG TCGGAGTAATTTCCACAGAAGTGACCTATATTTTGGGAGGACTGGTGTTTGCCTGGATTGTGGAGGAGTGGGTTTGGGACTATGCCATAACTGTCACACTTCTCCACATTGCAATGACTGTAGCag TCATGTCAGACTTCCCTTCAGCTGAGCACTGGTGGATGGCTCTGGGTAAGATTTGTACTCCTTCATTGTTCTGTCCGTGCCTCTGTCTGACTCCAATCTCATttgcagaagacaaaaaaatatcCACTTTGTTTTTCAAGCTTCCAATCTATTTCAAGATATTACATTTCTTCTATCTAGACATACTATAG